From a region of the Daphnia pulicaria isolate SC F1-1A chromosome 1, SC_F0-13Bv2, whole genome shotgun sequence genome:
- the LOC124324899 gene encoding LOW QUALITY PROTEIN: CCR4-NOT transcription complex subunit 1-like (The sequence of the model RefSeq protein was modified relative to this genomic sequence to represent the inferred CDS: deleted 2 bases in 1 codon) codes for MTVEEKKFFIGGQISMINQLIHLRHYKSKNWNDVVRGAEFQQFAYHRILIMLFLELNAPEQVLDSINFQVLTAFCHTLHILRPAKAPGFAYAWLEIFSHTVFIGRLLLITPQQKGWGMYAQLLIDLFKFLAPFLRNVELSKPAMLYKGTLRVLLVLLHDFPEFLCDYHYGFCDVIPPNCIQMRNLILSAFPRNMRLPDPFTPNLKVDMLPEISHAPRVLTHFSSMIQPPTLKKDLDSYLKTRGPVTFLSELRSVVQVHVSSINLHVSPEPGMHYNLPLLNALVLYVGTQAIQSIQTKGLSPSMATNGHSSYMDIFQSLAVNLYTEGRYLLINAIANQLRYPNSHTHYFSCVLLCLFAEANSEAIQEQITRVLLERLIVNRPMT; via the exons ATGACGGTCGAAGAaaag aaattttttatcggtGGCCAGATATCCATGATCAACCAGCTGATTCATTTACGG CATTACAAATCGAAGAATTGGAATGATGTTGTTCGCGGTGCGGAATTCCAGCAATTCGCTTATCATCGTATCCTAATAATGTTGTTTCTTGAGTTAAATGCGCCCGAACAAGTACTTGATTCCATCAATTTCCAA GTTTTGACGGCTTTCTGTCATACACTGCACATTCTGAGACCAGCGAAGGCCCCAGGCTTTGCGTATGCCTGGCTAGAAATATTTTCGCATACGGTTTTCATCGGGCGATTGCTGTTGATTACTCCCCAACAGAAAGGATGGGGGATGTATGCTCAACTGTTGATCGACTTATTCAAGTTTTTGGCCCCATTTCTACGGAATGTTGAACTGAGCAAGCCTGCAATGTTGTACAAAGGAACACTGCGCGTTCTGCTGGTTTTGTTGCATGACTTTCCCGAATTCCTTTGCGACTATCATTATGGATTCTGTGATGTGATTCCTCCCAATTGCATTCAAAtgagaaatttgattttgtcgGCGTTCCCACGCAACATGCGTCTGCCTGATCCATTCACGCCCAATCTCAAAGTGGACATGTTACCGGAAATCAGTCACGCTCCACGTGTACTGACTCATTTC AGTTCAATGATCCAACCGCCTACGCTCAAAAAGGATTTGGACTCGTACCTGAAAACGCGCGGACCAGTTACGTTTCTTTCGGAGTTACGAAGTGTAGTTCAGGTTCACGTTTCTTCGATTAATCTTCAc GTttcacctgaacctggaatgCACTATAATTTGCCCTTGCTGAACGCATTGGTCTTGTACGTTGGCACCCAGGCCATACAATCGATACAGACCAAAGGATTATCTCCGTCAATGGCGACTAATGGCCACTCTTCTTACATGGATATCTTCCAGAGTTTAGCCGTCAACCTTTACACGGAAGGGCGTTACTTGCTCATCAACGCCATTGCTAATCAATTGCGCTATCCTAATAGCCACACGCACTACTTCAGCTGCGTTCTGCTTTGCCTTTTCGCAGAAGCAAATTCTGAGGCGATTCAAGAACAAATTACTAG GGTCCTGCTGGAGAGGCTCATTGTCAATCGACCCATGACATGA